One Rhodobacteraceae bacterium M385 genomic region harbors:
- a CDS encoding NUDIX hydrolase produces the protein MSNSTTTPDPDANPQRPLRIRAESKRDPRTQFAGLPFRVVKGKKGKKVEVLLVTSRETKRWIIPKGWPMDGMTPAEAAAQEVWEEAGATGKPYDTCLGLYSYRKWMSKDLTLPVIVAVFAIKVSKLEKDFPEAGERRRKWFSLQKAATKVEEKDLRQLIATFSVDRLK, from the coding sequence ATGAGCAATAGCACGACGACCCCTGACCCAGATGCCAATCCACAACGCCCGCTTCGTATCCGGGCGGAGTCTAAACGCGACCCGAGGACTCAGTTCGCGGGGCTGCCGTTTCGTGTGGTGAAAGGCAAGAAGGGCAAAAAGGTAGAGGTCTTGCTGGTCACGTCGAGGGAAACCAAGCGATGGATCATCCCCAAGGGCTGGCCCATGGATGGCATGACCCCAGCTGAGGCGGCTGCCCAAGAAGTCTGGGAAGAGGCCGGCGCTACAGGCAAGCCCTATGACACATGCTTGGGCCTATATTCTTACCGAAAGTGGATGAGCAAAGACCTGACGCTGCCCGTGATTGTGGCCGTCTTCGCAATTAAGGTGAGCAAGTTGGAGAAGGACTTTCCAGAAGCAGGTGAACGCAGGCGGAAATGGTTTAGCTTGCAGAAGGCCGCCACCAAGGTGGAAGAGAAGGACCTGCGCCAATTGATTGCGACGTTTTCGGTGGATCGTCTGAAGTAG
- a CDS encoding glycosyltransferase family 2 protein produces the protein MAGRTIVTMMKDEAPFLLHWIAHHRLIGFDRIVVFTNDCSDGTDAILDRLSVMGEVIHHRNKVPAGGKPQPLALRRALKLPEVVESDWIIALDVDEYVTVKRGNGHLDDLFATAPEADGFALTWRMMGGNGLTAWTDSPVTEAYTRGAPDLFRKGWGVKTLFRPFDNMKLGIHRPTVKGRDKQALQRLDWVNGSAKPMTQAFKDGMWRSSLATLGYAHAEIAHFATQSTEAFLRRAARGNVNAKPDKYDPTYYAIFDRNEVLHTHLLSRSAATQSRIAQYLSDPALSALMEQASQWHATARTALRASPSYAAQMAALKTASQSNFDTLDDILFPQPLAPQGKEMVAKMQAEGIPDLQIACAVAKSVRRMEDHRDARDARELLSKGVTPDYGTWR, from the coding sequence GCACCATCGTCACGATGATGAAGGACGAAGCGCCTTTCCTGCTCCATTGGATCGCCCACCACCGCCTGATCGGCTTTGACCGGATCGTCGTGTTCACCAACGATTGCAGCGATGGCACCGACGCGATCCTCGACCGCCTCTCCGTGATGGGTGAGGTCATCCACCACCGCAACAAGGTGCCCGCCGGCGGCAAGCCGCAACCCCTTGCCCTACGCCGCGCGCTGAAATTGCCCGAGGTGGTGGAAAGCGACTGGATCATTGCCCTGGACGTGGATGAATACGTGACCGTGAAACGCGGCAACGGCCACCTCGATGACCTCTTCGCCACCGCGCCCGAGGCCGACGGCTTCGCCCTGACGTGGCGGATGATGGGCGGCAACGGGTTGACCGCTTGGACAGATTCCCCCGTGACCGAGGCCTACACCCGCGGCGCGCCCGACCTGTTTCGCAAGGGCTGGGGCGTGAAAACCCTGTTCCGCCCCTTTGACAACATGAAATTGGGCATCCACCGCCCCACCGTCAAAGGCCGCGACAAGCAAGCTCTGCAAAGGCTGGATTGGGTCAACGGCTCAGCCAAACCCATGACGCAGGCGTTCAAAGACGGCATGTGGCGGTCTTCTTTGGCAACGCTCGGCTACGCCCACGCCGAAATCGCCCATTTCGCCACACAAAGCACCGAGGCGTTTCTGCGCCGTGCCGCCCGCGGCAACGTCAACGCCAAGCCCGATAAATACGATCCAACCTACTACGCGATCTTCGACCGGAACGAGGTCTTGCACACCCACCTGCTATCCCGCTCTGCGGCCACGCAATCGCGTATCGCCCAATACCTCTCCGACCCGGCTCTCAGCGCCCTAATGGAACAGGCCTCGCAATGGCACGCCACGGCCCGTACCGCACTGCGTGCTTCTCCCTCCTACGCCGCGCAAATGGCGGCGCTGAAAACCGCATCCCAATCCAACTTCGACACCCTCGATGATATTCTTTTCCCCCAACCCCTCGCCCCTCAAGGCAAGGAGATGGTCGCGAAAATGCAGGCCGAAGGCATTCCTGACCTTCAAATCGCCTGCGCCGTCGCCAAATCCGTGCGCCGGATGGAAGACCACCGCGATGCGCGTGATGCCCGTGAACTGCTCTCCAAAGGCGTCACGCCCGATTACGGCACGTGGCGCTAG
- a CDS encoding DUF1178 family protein encodes MIRYAMKCGEGHRFESWFQSAEAFDGLADRGLLSCAICGGGDVSKAMMAPRVTGEGAPDGEGASGAEVRPLSAPPHPAEAALRALREHVEKTSTDVGGNFAREARAMYLGDKPERPIYGQAKPEEARALIEDGVPILPLPGVPGDKSN; translated from the coding sequence ATGATTAGATACGCAATGAAATGTGGCGAAGGCCACAGGTTTGAAAGCTGGTTCCAATCGGCAGAGGCTTTTGACGGTCTGGCCGACAGGGGCCTGTTGAGTTGCGCAATCTGCGGCGGCGGCGATGTGAGCAAAGCGATGATGGCGCCGCGTGTGACGGGGGAAGGCGCTCCTGATGGGGAGGGGGCCTCTGGCGCAGAAGTGCGCCCTCTGTCCGCCCCGCCACACCCAGCGGAAGCAGCGCTCCGCGCGCTCCGGGAGCATGTGGAGAAGACCTCCACCGATGTGGGGGGTAATTTCGCGCGCGAGGCCCGGGCCATGTATCTGGGGGACAAGCCCGAAAGGCCCATCTACGGGCAGGCCAAGCCCGAGGAGGCGCGCGCGTTGATCGAAGACGGTGTGCCGATCCTGCCTTTGCCGGGAGTACCGGGCGACAAATCTAACTGA
- a CDS encoding hemin uptake protein HemP — protein sequence MTEPDNTPPAVRPSSEPIYDAQRLVGAEGTALIVLDDKTYTLRITRAGKLILTK from the coding sequence ATGACCGAACCGGACAACACGCCCCCCGCCGTTCGCCCCTCGAGCGAGCCGATCTACGACGCGCAACGCCTTGTTGGCGCCGAAGGCACCGCTTTGATCGTGTTGGACGATAAAACCTATACGCTGCGCATTACCCGTGCGGGTAAACTGATCCTGACAAAATAG